The following proteins are co-located in the Microcystis wesenbergii NRERC-220 genome:
- a CDS encoding amidase, whose amino-acid sequence MSQLYYLSISEAAHLISTKQLSPVELTCTFLTRIEALNNHLHAFLLVTPELAITAAQKAEAEIMRGDYRGALHGIPVGVKDVFDTAGIPTTAQSRLLQTRIPSQDATVVRRLSEAGAILLGKLATKEFAGGGPSFDLFYPPARNPWNLHHVTGDSSTGSGAGVAAGLCMAALGSDTSGSIREPSAFCGLVGLKPTYGRVSCAGMIPQSPSLDHAGPMTWTVRDNALLLQAIAGYDANDPASVAVAVPDFTGDLETGLKDRRIGIVRHFYERDELADIEVCAALEQAYIILEELGAELVEIELPALAEFIACCQIIMLSEAFTIHEQDLRQRPHLYGEGLRGLLLMGAFISAADYLQAVRRRQELCFAVEQVMQNVDVLVTATEFRAAPLIVKTRNLDEAISADPLMPFSVTGLPALAVCCGFNQKGLPLSMQIIGKPFEEATVLAIGNAYEQATPWRKLRPELNI is encoded by the coding sequence ATGAGCCAGTTGTACTACTTGAGCATTTCCGAAGCGGCTCACCTCATCTCCACCAAGCAACTGTCCCCAGTCGAGTTAACCTGCACCTTTTTGACTCGGATTGAAGCCCTCAATAATCACCTCCACGCCTTTCTTCTCGTCACCCCTGAACTAGCAATTACTGCTGCACAAAAAGCTGAAGCCGAAATTATGCGAGGGGACTACCGGGGGGCACTACACGGGATTCCCGTCGGGGTTAAAGATGTGTTTGATACAGCGGGAATTCCCACCACTGCTCAATCGCGACTGCTGCAAACTCGCATTCCTAGCCAAGATGCCACCGTTGTCCGTCGTTTGTCCGAAGCGGGAGCGATTTTGCTGGGAAAATTAGCCACGAAAGAATTTGCTGGAGGCGGGCCTTCCTTCGACCTATTTTATCCACCAGCGCGAAATCCCTGGAATTTGCATCACGTCACGGGCGATTCCAGCACTGGTTCAGGCGCTGGGGTCGCCGCCGGATTGTGTATGGCCGCCTTGGGGAGCGATACCAGCGGCTCGATTCGAGAACCTTCTGCTTTCTGCGGTCTGGTAGGTCTCAAACCTACATACGGCCGCGTCAGTTGTGCGGGAATGATTCCCCAGTCTCCCTCCCTCGATCATGCGGGGCCGATGACCTGGACGGTGCGGGATAATGCCTTACTGCTTCAAGCGATTGCTGGTTACGATGCCAATGATCCGGCGAGTGTCGCCGTTGCTGTCCCTGACTTCACTGGCGATTTAGAAACCGGGTTGAAGGATCGTCGGATTGGCATTGTTCGTCATTTTTATGAGCGCGACGAACTAGCAGATATCGAGGTTTGTGCCGCCCTTGAGCAAGCTTATATTATCTTGGAAGAGTTGGGCGCAGAATTAGTAGAAATCGAATTGCCAGCTTTAGCAGAATTTATCGCTTGCTGTCAAATTATTATGCTCTCTGAAGCATTTACTATTCACGAACAAGACTTACGACAGCGACCCCATTTGTACGGGGAAGGATTACGCGGTCTTTTGTTGATGGGAGCTTTTATCAGCGCTGCTGATTATTTGCAAGCCGTCCGTCGTCGCCAGGAACTATGTTTCGCGGTAGAACAAGTAATGCAAAATGTAGATGTCTTGGTAACAGCAACAGAATTTCGAGCCGCACCTCTTATTGTTAAAACGCGAAACCTTGATGAGGCAATTAGTGCCGATCCCTTGATGCCATTTAGTGTGACGGGTTTGCCAGCACTAGCGGTTTGTTGTGGATTTAATCAGAAGGGTTTGCCGTTGTCAATGCAAATTATTGGTAAGCCTTTTGAAGAAGCGACAGTGTTAGCAATCGGAAATGCTTACGAACAAGCTACCCCTTGGCGCAAATTGCGTCCAGAGTTGAACATTTAA
- a CDS encoding glutamine amidotransferase-related protein has product MKKILFILHKATTNPGPIAEILSERGYQIEKRTPREGEQLPLTLDDYEAAISFGGAMSANDYEKSPFIRAELDWISTTVLSSNKPFLGICLGAQLLARVLGATVAKHPQGEVEIGYHLLTPTLAGHQYFNSACYFYHWNSEGFDIPSSAVRLASGSIFENQAFRYGENAFGVQFHPEMVQSTLERWQRTETEVKLPNGHSWSEQIQDHIKYAPFVKNWLNDFFSGWLG; this is encoded by the coding sequence ATGAAAAAAATTCTGTTTATCCTGCATAAAGCAACCACAAATCCTGGACCAATTGCCGAGATTTTATCCGAGAGAGGTTATCAGATTGAGAAGCGAACTCCCAGAGAAGGAGAGCAACTTCCGTTGACGCTGGATGACTATGAAGCCGCTATTAGTTTTGGGGGAGCCATGAGTGCTAATGATTACGAAAAATCCCCCTTTATTCGTGCTGAATTGGACTGGATTTCCACAACTGTTCTTAGTTCAAATAAGCCCTTTTTAGGCATTTGTTTGGGCGCTCAATTGTTAGCACGGGTTTTAGGAGCCACTGTAGCAAAACATCCTCAAGGTGAAGTTGAAATTGGCTATCATCTTCTGACTCCTACCCTAGCAGGACATCAATATTTTAATTCTGCGTGCTACTTCTATCATTGGAATTCGGAAGGTTTTGACATCCCATCCAGTGCAGTCAGACTTGCATCGGGCAGTATTTTTGAAAACCAAGCATTTCGCTATGGGGAAAATGCTTTTGGTGTACAATTTCATCCAGAAATGGTTCAAAGCACATTAGAACGATGGCAACGGACAGAAACCGAAGTAAAATTACCGAATGGTCATTCCTGGTCTGAGCAAATTCAAGACCATATTAAGTATGCTCCATTCGTCAAAAATTGGCTGAATGATTTTTTTTCGGGTTGGTTAGGATAA
- a CDS encoding ISKra4-like element ISMae18 family transposase (programmed frameshift), giving the protein MNTDQKEQLDQHLKAIAQILVDNTPEEQLRSFEGIETALRDHWLTTLGPAIGKFFFESATGTQAGRTKSVSSIIGKVKISEKQADKLGLSKNNRLSPMLEKCCLGAVAKVSFEDAEKDLKMATGMAVSGSSQQRLVQRYKFEEAEAKSPVEALSVEVGKVRIRTPKGQPSQGRDYKAVSLHGQECAGFFQQNEELLEWVNRQPLTEVVTCLGDGHDGVWNLMEKIGVKRREILDWYHLVENMNKIGGSNKRLNRIKENLWKGEVKRVLEELEGCKKKQAINFTKYVDKHRERIPNYELYQSQGICIGSGSVESKIKQIGARMKIVGAQWKAENVPQYLKLRCAYLNGDIA; this is encoded by the exons ATGAATACAGACCAAAAAGAACAACTAGATCAACATTTAAAAGCCATTGCTCAAATTCTAGTCGATAATACCCCAGAAGAACAACTACGTAGCTTTGAGGGCATTGAAACCGCCCTGCGAGACCATTGGCTGACTACATTGGGTCCTGCCATAGGCA AATTTTTTTTTGAATCAGCAACAGGAACCCAAGCAGGGCGAACCAAAAGCGTAAGCAGTATCATAGGGAAAGTCAAGATAAGCGAGAAACAAGCCGATAAACTAGGATTAAGCAAGAATAATCGATTAAGTCCCATGCTGGAGAAATGTTGCTTAGGAGCAGTGGCTAAAGTCTCTTTTGAAGATGCGGAAAAAGATCTCAAAATGGCGACAGGAATGGCAGTTTCAGGCAGTAGTCAACAGAGGCTTGTACAAAGATATAAATTTGAGGAAGCAGAAGCAAAGAGTCCGGTAGAAGCATTGAGTGTAGAGGTCGGAAAAGTCAGAATCAGAACGCCCAAAGGACAACCGAGTCAAGGTCGAGATTACAAAGCAGTAAGTCTGCATGGTCAAGAATGTGCGGGATTTTTTCAGCAAAATGAAGAATTACTGGAATGGGTGAACCGTCAGCCCTTAACAGAGGTAGTCACCTGTTTAGGAGATGGTCATGATGGGGTGTGGAATCTGATGGAGAAAATCGGTGTTAAAAGGAGAGAAATATTGGATTGGTATCATTTAGTAGAGAATATGAATAAAATAGGCGGGTCAAACAAGCGTCTGAATAGAATCAAAGAGAATTTATGGAAAGGAGAGGTGAAAAGAGTTTTAGAGGAATTAGAGGGATGCAAAAAGAAACAGGCTATAAATTTCACCAAATATGTCGATAAACATCGAGAAAGAATACCCAATTACGAACTCTATCAATCCCAAGGGATTTGCATCGGTTCTGGAAGTGTAGAGTCAAAGATTAAGCAAATAGGTGCAAGAATGAAAATTGTGGGAGCACAATGGAAAGCAGAGAATGTTCCTCAGTATTTGAAGCTACGTTGTGCTTATCTCAACGGCGATATTGCCTGA
- a CDS encoding cupin domain-containing protein — MIIDPKNVPGDTKTYYPAPFQYLVAGRIKQALGKAVGMKTLGVTLITLPSGGCSTLRHWHLQQDEFVYIIEGEVTLIDTAGEHLLKPGMRAGFPAGQEDGHQLINKSNSNAVLLQINHKTPNQEIYYPDDDIFFKEVSDGWIVTHKDGTLWES; from the coding sequence ATGATTATTGATCCCAAAAACGTACCGGGTGATACCAAGACCTATTATCCCGCTCCGTTTCAATATCTCGTAGCTGGTCGGATTAAGCAAGCATTAGGAAAAGCTGTCGGAATGAAAACTTTGGGGGTGACTCTAATTACATTGCCCTCCGGAGGCTGCTCGACCCTCAGACACTGGCATTTACAACAAGACGAATTTGTTTACATTATTGAGGGGGAAGTGACCTTGATCGACACTGCTGGAGAACACCTCCTAAAGCCCGGTATGAGGGCAGGTTTCCCAGCTGGGCAAGAAGATGGACACCAGTTAATCAATAAATCGAATTCCAACGCTGTCTTACTTCAGATCAACCATAAAACTCCTAATCAGGAAATATACTATCCTGACGACGATATATTTTTCAAAGAAGTTTCTGATGGTTGGATTGTCACTCACAAAGATGGCACATTATGGGAAAGCTAA
- a CDS encoding amino acid ABC transporter ATP-binding protein: MLYHDRSVIIKVENLCKSFQNLKVIKGISTEILSGEVVAIIGPSGSGKSTFLRCLNLLEMPSAGKIYFKGVEITDPKINIAKIRQNIGMVFQQFNLFPQMTALKNVMYALVKVKKLSPEVARQEAIHQLQKVGLADKIEVYPAQLSGGQKQRVAIARSLAMNPEIMLFDEPTSALDPEMIKEVLDVIKALTHTGMTMIIVTHEMGFAREVADRILFLDEGKVIEDSPPREFFIQPKQERARQFLEKIL; this comes from the coding sequence ATGCTATACCATGATCGCAGTGTGATTATTAAAGTTGAAAATCTTTGTAAATCTTTTCAAAACCTTAAGGTTATCAAAGGTATTTCTACAGAAATTTTATCTGGGGAAGTCGTGGCAATTATTGGACCTTCAGGATCGGGAAAATCAACTTTTTTACGATGCCTAAATCTCTTGGAAATGCCCAGTGCGGGAAAGATTTATTTTAAGGGAGTGGAAATTACCGATCCAAAAATTAATATTGCCAAGATCCGCCAAAATATTGGCATGGTATTTCAACAGTTTAACTTATTCCCCCAGATGACCGCTTTAAAAAATGTCATGTATGCTTTAGTGAAAGTCAAAAAACTTTCGCCGGAAGTGGCGCGACAAGAAGCCATTCATCAGCTTCAAAAAGTAGGATTAGCAGATAAGATAGAGGTTTATCCCGCTCAGTTATCCGGTGGACAAAAGCAGCGAGTTGCGATCGCCCGCTCTTTAGCCATGAACCCGGAAATCATGTTATTTGACGAACCAACATCGGCTCTTGATCCAGAGATGATTAAAGAAGTCTTAGACGTGATTAAAGCCCTGACTCACACGGGAATGACGATGATCATTGTCACCCATGAAATGGGCTTTGCGCGGGAAGTTGCTGATCGCATTTTATTTTTGGATGAGGGAAAAGTGATTGAAGATTCGCCCCCAAGAGAGTTTTTTATTCAACCCAAGCAGGAACGCGCTCGACAGTTCTTGGAAAAAATATTATGA
- a CDS encoding ABC transporter substrate-binding protein/permease: MIAKTEVRPALILATSSEYPPFNYRDTATGSDEIIGFNIDLAKRITNYLGYKIEILDTDFNGIIPALQSRRADFSVASMVPTEQRKQNVDFSDLYYETKSTIVSRKGSGLKTDQDLHGKKVGVALASVQEKRAKKIPGVILESRTKMSDLIEEIKIGRLDAALVESTVAPGFIAQNPQLEYHIIPNLEPLGYAIAFPKGSPLRDRFNSVLKQMKQRGEIDQLAKTWLNQPPPKPKKNQLSGIFSFAQIIPSLPFIVKGIGVTLQFTALSAIFGLIWGTILALFKISRIAPLIWFARIYTSIFRGTPMLLQIAIIYYATPQLTGYNISALFAGVATFTLNSGAYISETIRAGILSVDVGQREAALSLGVLYPQMMVDIILPQALKNILPALVNEAIALLKNSALVSTIGVTDLFRRAQIVGAEKYLYFEPLLFAGAIYYLMVMLLTWSGHILEKRLQRSN; the protein is encoded by the coding sequence GTGATAGCTAAAACAGAGGTTCGCCCGGCATTAATCCTGGCTACTTCATCAGAGTATCCTCCCTTTAATTATCGAGATACAGCAACAGGAAGCGACGAAATTATTGGTTTTAATATCGATCTAGCCAAGAGAATTACCAATTATCTCGGTTATAAAATTGAAATTCTCGATACAGATTTTAATGGGATTATTCCGGCTTTGCAGTCTCGTCGGGCTGATTTTTCCGTCGCTAGTATGGTTCCCACTGAACAACGCAAGCAAAATGTAGATTTTTCTGATTTGTATTACGAAACCAAAAGTACGATTGTTTCTCGCAAGGGAAGTGGCCTCAAAACTGACCAAGATTTGCATGGTAAGAAAGTGGGGGTTGCTTTAGCTTCTGTCCAAGAAAAGAGAGCAAAAAAAATTCCTGGTGTAATTCTTGAAAGCCGCACAAAAATGAGCGATCTTATCGAAGAAATAAAGATAGGACGTTTAGATGCCGCTTTAGTAGAAAGTACAGTTGCGCCAGGGTTTATCGCACAAAATCCCCAATTAGAATATCACATTATTCCTAATTTAGAACCTTTGGGATATGCCATCGCTTTTCCGAAAGGCTCGCCACTGCGTGATCGCTTTAACTCGGTTTTAAAGCAAATGAAACAAAGGGGAGAAATTGACCAATTAGCGAAAACATGGCTCAATCAACCACCACCAAAGCCGAAGAAAAATCAGCTTTCTGGGATTTTTTCATTTGCTCAAATTATTCCCAGTCTACCTTTTATTGTTAAAGGTATTGGCGTAACCTTACAATTTACTGCTCTATCAGCAATATTTGGCTTGATTTGGGGAACGATCCTGGCGCTATTTAAGATTTCTCGGATAGCCCCTCTGATTTGGTTTGCTCGAATTTATACTTCGATCTTTCGCGGGACTCCAATGCTGCTGCAAATCGCGATTATTTATTATGCAACACCACAATTAACAGGATACAATATTTCTGCCTTATTCGCCGGAGTAGCAACTTTTACCCTCAATTCCGGCGCTTACATTTCAGAAACAATTCGGGCGGGAATTTTATCTGTAGATGTTGGACAACGAGAAGCCGCTTTATCTTTAGGTGTGCTTTACCCGCAGATGATGGTAGATATTATTTTACCCCAAGCTTTAAAGAATATTTTGCCCGCCCTGGTTAACGAGGCGATCGCATTACTAAAAAATTCAGCTTTAGTCTCTACCATTGGGGTTACTGATTTGTTTCGTCGCGCTCAGATTGTTGGGGCTGAAAAATATCTTTACTTTGAACCGCTTCTATTTGCTGGGGCGATTTATTATTTGATGGTGATGCTCTTAACCTGGAGCGGTCACATTTTAGAAAAGCGACTTCAACGGAGTAACTAG
- a CDS encoding cyclic nucleotide-binding domain-containing protein — protein sequence MRVLIEMGCRKHLQDGEILIRQGERTNYFCIVLQGQVDAFYENDKISRKIFAFNKGQYFGELPLILEIPSPTTMQAVGETLLFLLDRQGFQHPITTYPALAEEFTQALAQRQEELGECQQKLREMGILDSEDLKNPVSWLRQRLKSFFAT from the coding sequence TTGCGTGTATTAATTGAAATGGGTTGTCGTAAACATCTCCAGGACGGGGAGATTTTAATTAGACAGGGAGAAAGAACTAATTATTTCTGTATTGTTTTGCAGGGACAAGTGGATGCTTTTTATGAAAACGATAAAATCAGTCGTAAAATTTTTGCTTTTAATAAAGGTCAATATTTTGGGGAATTACCGTTAATATTAGAGATTCCCTCTCCCACCACTATGCAAGCAGTGGGGGAAACCTTGTTATTTTTGCTCGATCGTCAGGGGTTTCAGCATCCTATCACTACTTATCCGGCTCTAGCGGAGGAATTCACTCAGGCACTCGCCCAACGTCAAGAGGAATTGGGCGAATGTCAGCAGAAATTGCGAGAAATGGGGATTTTAGACTCCGAAGACCTGAAAAATCCCGTCTCTTGGCTGCGACAACGGTTAAAGAGCTTTTTTGCGACTTAA
- a CDS encoding alkene reductase — protein sequence MSAEVNLFSPVKLGTYTLRNRIVMAPLTRNRAGLGNTCGPLNALYYAQRSSAGLIIAEASQISPQGVGFPHTPGIHSVEQVEGWKLVTQAVHERGGLIFLQLWHVGRISHPDLQPHGHLPVAPSAIAATIGMASTEDGERPFVTPRALEIEEIPGIIQDYRHAAKNAIEAGFDGVEIHSANGYLLDQFLQDGSNQRTDCYGGSLENRARLLMEVTEAVVEIWGSDRVGVRLSPSNHYYSMFDSNPQALFSYVVKTLNNFDLAYLHLIEPRSNTDAFNRWVQRDIDPNEPEVGLPCRYFRPLFKGTIISAGGYDKDLGNTVLAAGYADLIAYGRLFISNPDLPEKFALNVHLNSYNRATFFGGDATGYTDYPFS from the coding sequence ATGAGTGCTGAGGTAAATTTATTTTCGCCCGTCAAGCTCGGTACATACACCCTGCGAAACCGAATTGTGATGGCTCCTTTAACGCGCAATCGAGCCGGACTGGGAAACACTTGTGGACCCCTCAATGCTCTCTACTACGCGCAACGGTCTTCCGCTGGCTTGATTATTGCTGAGGCTTCCCAAATTTCTCCTCAAGGAGTGGGATTTCCCCATACCCCAGGAATCCATTCAGTCGAACAAGTCGAGGGATGGAAACTGGTAACGCAAGCTGTCCATGAGCGAGGAGGGTTAATTTTTCTTCAACTATGGCACGTTGGGCGCATTTCCCATCCTGACTTGCAACCTCACGGTCATCTACCTGTTGCTCCGAGTGCGATTGCCGCAACTATTGGTATGGCTTCTACAGAGGACGGAGAGCGCCCGTTTGTTACCCCTCGCGCCCTGGAAATTGAAGAGATTCCTGGGATTATTCAAGATTATCGTCATGCGGCTAAGAATGCTATTGAGGCTGGATTTGACGGTGTGGAAATTCATAGCGCTAATGGCTATTTGCTGGATCAGTTTCTGCAAGATGGTTCAAATCAACGGACAGATTGCTATGGCGGTTCCTTGGAGAATCGCGCTCGCTTACTCATGGAAGTAACGGAAGCAGTTGTCGAGATCTGGGGTAGCGATCGGGTGGGAGTTCGCCTTTCCCCAAGTAATCATTATTACAGTATGTTTGATTCCAACCCTCAAGCCTTGTTTAGTTATGTGGTCAAGACTCTCAATAATTTTGATCTTGCTTATCTACATTTGATTGAACCCCGATCAAATACGGATGCTTTTAATCGCTGGGTTCAACGAGATATCGACCCCAACGAACCGGAAGTGGGGTTGCCCTGTCGCTACTTCCGTCCTCTTTTTAAGGGGACGATTATTTCAGCAGGAGGTTACGATAAGGATCTCGGAAACACTGTTTTAGCCGCCGGATATGCCGATCTCATTGCTTACGGTAGGCTCTTTATTTCTAACCCAGACTTACCTGAAAAATTTGCTCTAAATGTCCACTTAAATTCTTATAATCGAGCAACATTTTTTGGTGGAGATGCTACAGGCTATACTGACTATCCATTCAGCTAA
- a CDS encoding IS5 family transposase, whose protein sequence is MFISKNMDYQNLSAEQFKRRFGVYKQTYRKMVESVKSVEADSNSPSKRGPKPKLSIEEQVLVTLEYWREYRTYFHIGTSWELSESTIGRIVNKTEKMLLQSGNFRLKGKKALLNQAEIPVVTVMDVTETPIERPQKKQKDFLGGKRGYHTLKSQLVADQNTEEIICVFCGKGSGHDFSLFKKSRVRFHPLTTSIEDSGYQGIAAYHSNSYTPKKKSKNRKLTELEKEYNKALAKERIIIEPINRKLKIFKILSCKYRNRRRRYSLRVNLLAAIYNCELGIGIAAS, encoded by the coding sequence ATATTTATTAGCAAAAATATGGATTATCAAAACTTATCAGCTGAACAGTTCAAACGCCGTTTCGGTGTGTATAAACAAACCTATAGAAAGATGGTAGAATCAGTAAAAAGTGTTGAAGCCGACTCTAATTCACCATCTAAAAGGGGACCGAAACCTAAACTATCTATAGAAGAACAAGTTTTAGTAACGTTAGAATATTGGCGAGAATATAGAACATATTTTCACATTGGTACAAGCTGGGAACTATCAGAATCAACTATAGGTCGGATTGTAAATAAGACGGAAAAAATGCTTTTACAATCGGGAAACTTCCGTTTAAAAGGAAAAAAAGCTTTACTCAATCAAGCAGAGATACCGGTCGTAACGGTAATGGATGTAACGGAAACTCCCATTGAACGCCCCCAAAAGAAACAGAAAGATTTTTTGGGGGGTAAAAGAGGTTATCATACTTTAAAATCCCAATTAGTAGCTGATCAAAATACAGAGGAAATTATCTGTGTCTTTTGTGGGAAAGGCAGCGGTCATGATTTTAGTTTATTTAAAAAAAGTCGAGTTCGTTTTCATCCTTTAACTACCAGCATAGAAGACAGTGGTTATCAGGGAATAGCTGCATACCATAGTAATAGTTATACACCGAAAAAGAAATCGAAAAATAGAAAATTAACAGAGTTAGAAAAAGAGTATAACAAGGCTTTAGCCAAAGAAAGGATTATCATTGAACCTATAAATAGGAAACTCAAAATCTTTAAAATCTTATCCTGTAAATATCGGAATCGTCGTCGAAGATATAGTTTAAGAGTTAACTTGTTGGCGGCTATTTATAACTGTGAGTTAGGGATAGGTATAGCAGCTTCTTAA
- a CDS encoding IS701 family transposase, giving the protein MGETTPSAMPPCFERWCARFDDCFKNQSQKDGFRHYLGGLLGESERKNLTQMADNSVGVVYHRLHHFLTEAPWSATQINQRRLEVMNKCSQTRIGVGFTMILDDSGHRKSGNFTEGVGRQYLGEIGKTDNGVVVVTTHLYDGKKSLPLDIESYQPASSLLSGKEDEELKKKPELGLELIDRSLKRKYRPKIVLIEAGYGNNTPFLKELEKRKLKYLGGGAKNRKIIRKTESGIEEEISLEKLAKSLKPESFTPVILSVEKPKTLYVFIVSARIASLEEERTFAIVMNASSWEEATDIDYFITNVQAEKVTPQWVVETYSPRNWVEVFYREAKGWLGLREYQVREKESLLRHFILVFCAYTFILWHHLTGGLQRRWANKPLETFTDALEAFRTAMSFRFFPWLTQNIDVFSAHKAALGYIWA; this is encoded by the coding sequence ATGGGAGAAACGACCCCATCCGCTATGCCGCCCTGCTTCGAGAGATGGTGCGCTAGATTCGATGACTGTTTCAAAAACCAGTCGCAAAAAGATGGCTTCCGACACTATTTAGGCGGATTATTAGGAGAAAGCGAGCGAAAAAACCTAACCCAGATGGCGGATAACTCGGTGGGGGTGGTTTATCACCGATTACATCACTTTTTAACCGAGGCTCCTTGGTCGGCGACGCAAATTAACCAACGTCGTCTGGAAGTGATGAACAAATGCTCGCAGACTAGGATCGGCGTGGGCTTCACGATGATTCTGGATGATTCGGGACATCGAAAAAGTGGCAATTTTACCGAGGGAGTCGGAAGACAATACCTCGGTGAGATCGGCAAGACAGACAACGGAGTAGTGGTAGTAACCACCCATCTCTACGACGGGAAAAAAAGCTTACCCTTAGACATCGAGAGCTATCAACCGGCATCTTCTCTACTATCGGGAAAAGAAGACGAAGAGTTGAAAAAGAAACCCGAACTCGGACTCGAATTAATCGACCGAAGTTTAAAGCGAAAATACCGACCGAAAATTGTCTTGATAGAGGCGGGGTATGGAAACAACACGCCGTTTCTGAAAGAGTTAGAAAAGAGAAAACTAAAGTATTTAGGAGGAGGGGCTAAAAATCGAAAAATTATCCGAAAAACGGAATCAGGAATCGAGGAAGAAATCAGTCTGGAGAAATTAGCAAAAAGCTTGAAGCCAGAGAGTTTTACCCCAGTAATTCTCTCAGTTGAAAAACCGAAAACCCTGTACGTATTTATTGTTTCTGCTCGCATCGCTTCTTTAGAAGAAGAGAGAACTTTTGCCATCGTCATGAACGCGAGTTCTTGGGAAGAAGCGACGGACATCGATTATTTTATCACGAATGTCCAGGCGGAAAAAGTAACCCCGCAGTGGGTAGTAGAAACTTACTCGCCAAGAAATTGGGTAGAAGTTTTCTATCGAGAGGCGAAAGGATGGTTAGGGCTAAGAGAATATCAGGTTCGCGAGAAAGAAAGCCTTCTTCGCCATTTTATCCTGGTGTTTTGTGCCTACACTTTTATTCTCTGGCATCACTTAACCGGGGGACTACAAAGGCGATGGGCGAATAAACCTTTGGAGACATTTACTGATGCTTTGGAGGCTTTTCGTACAGCGATGTCTTTTCGTTTTTTCCCTTGGCTAACGCAGAATATTGATGTCTTTTCCGCTCACAAAGCGGCTTTGGGCTACATTTGGGCTTGA
- a CDS encoding NAD-dependent epimerase/dehydratase family protein, whose amino-acid sequence MKVFLTGATGYIGSTVAESLQTVGHQVIGLARSEQAAQSLEAVGIEVVRGDLHQPLKWIEALCQVDGVIHTAATKDEKMPNCDRIAVTEMLSALSGTGKAFIYTSGTWILGNINSDVNEQPPLNPIPLMAWRSEIEQQVLAAKERQVRSVVLRPGMVYGRGGGLVGQLVAGGRSNGVVQFVGTGDNHWALVHVEDLARCYVKVIEQSPGGMVFNVVDECSLSLREIARLASQAAGISGRIQGQSLEAARQQIGLLADGLVLDQQLSNTHVRQILNWQPIARSLLEELELKVEYI is encoded by the coding sequence ATGAAAGTTTTTCTCACCGGAGCAACCGGATACATTGGTAGTACCGTAGCTGAGTCCCTACAAACAGTCGGACATCAGGTTATCGGTTTAGCTCGCTCAGAGCAAGCGGCTCAAAGTTTAGAGGCTGTTGGGATTGAAGTAGTGCGGGGAGATTTACACCAACCGCTGAAGTGGATAGAGGCGCTGTGTCAGGTGGATGGAGTGATTCATACAGCAGCGACGAAAGATGAGAAAATGCCGAATTGCGATCGCATCGCTGTTACGGAAATGTTGTCAGCTTTGAGTGGAACAGGAAAGGCATTTATCTACACCAGTGGAACCTGGATTTTGGGCAATATTAACTCAGATGTTAACGAACAACCGCCGCTTAATCCTATTCCTTTGATGGCTTGGCGTTCAGAGATTGAACAGCAGGTTTTGGCGGCGAAAGAGCGTCAGGTGCGGTCGGTTGTTTTGCGTCCCGGGATGGTCTATGGTCGTGGTGGAGGGCTGGTGGGACAACTGGTGGCCGGCGGTAGAAGCAATGGGGTAGTGCAGTTTGTCGGGACAGGAGACAATCACTGGGCTTTGGTTCATGTTGAAGATTTGGCGCGTTGTTATGTTAAAGTGATTGAACAATCGCCAGGGGGAATGGTTTTTAATGTTGTAGATGAATGTTCTTTGTCTTTACGAGAAATTGCTCGTTTAGCCAGTCAAGCAGCCGGTATTTCTGGTCGAATTCAAGGACAATCTCTGGAAGCAGCACGCCAGCAAATTGGACTCTTAGCAGATGGGCTGGTACTTGATCAACAGCTTTCTAATACTCATGTCCGACAAATTTTGAATTGGCAACCAATTGCTCGGTCACTGTTAGAAGAATTAGAATTAAAGGTGGAGTATATCTAA